AAAGTGCAGTTAAAGTTGTGAACTTTTGAGCATTTCCCTTACAAAGTTTTCACAAGCTCTACTAGCACAGTATGTAAAGCTTCATTTTTTTTGGTGAAGCAGCACGTAAAGCTTCATTTCGTGTGCTTCTGATTGTACAGTGGATTTtactacattaggcacacatttGGTGGTGGATATACACGTTTCCTCCTATCACAATTGCATGACAAGTGCACTTTGTTCAAAGTGTCTATGTGCTGCTATTAGCATATACCTGAAATAACCTAATTTCATCATTTCTTGTTATTATATGAGGTGCTTCATTCCTACTTTGCcctcccagggtaggggtaaggtgtgcatacacactaccctcccaagaCCCCACTCGTGGGAAAtcactgagtatgttgttgttgttgcttcttTTAAAACTTTGAAAGTTGGATTTTAGAAGAAAGCGCATTGCTCTAAAATAAGGGGTTAAATATAGCAAAGTCCTGCTTCAAGTTCCAAGTAGCATGTGAGATTGAATAAACTTGTTTGTGGTAGCCTACTCCTATAAGAAGTTCTTAGAACTCTAAGACCAAAGCAACTTTTTATAAAATTAAATCATATTGAGCTTCCCGTTTTGTTAATGTTGCAGTAGCCAGTGCTATATGGATATTCGGACCAAGTTGGAGAACGATTTTATGAAATCTGTTCAGGCAGAGGTTGATCAACTGAATTATGTTTACCTTTCAtactaaattatgaactttcgtCATTACATATGCAGTTTTTAGAGGATAATTACTCTACTGCTTACTGTTTCTATATTTTAAGTATGATTCAGGGTGTTGATGGGAGTGAGGTCGAGGGAATAAGACCATTACCTTGGTACCCGGAGAATCTTGCTTGGCAGTCTAATTTTTCACGCAACCAGTTGAGGAAAAACCAAATACTTGAGAGGTTAGTGATGCAATTTCTGTTTTTGTGTTATAACTTTTTGCAGACTCAATTGATAATTGTTTAGTGAGAGATCATTTATAGGTGTATGACAAAAAGTAGCACATGGTTTTCTCAAAATGATTGTTACGGGGTGTTAACTGCTAAACTTTGCTTCCCgggctttggtctagtggtaagagtGTAGTTTGTGATGTGTGGGTTAGGCGCATGTCACATTATTCGAACCCTGCCATAGACGAgagcctggtatttaagtggagaagggtagaggggtgAGCCTATCATCCATCGTGTTTCGAACCATGCGTTATTGACCCTCAAGGATTTTCTCTGTTATAAGAAAAGTAAAAAGGTCAATATTTTGGGACGGATTTTAACAGAAAGGATTTAAAACAAAATAGACGCAGGGACTATAAAAATTTTCATTGTGACTTATCCCAAAGAAAAAAAGCTCACTGTTGACAGCACATATAGTGTCTTACATTACCATCGAAATAAATTGTGCTTATTATTTCATAGATATTGTTGAAAATAAATTACATGCAAATTAATAAAGCTTGcaagtttatttatttattaaaaaagttGCACATTTTGCTTTTAGTTTTTGAACTGCATATTGCATAGTGTGAACTGTTTTATATAGAAAGTTAAGGAGAATTTGTAAAGCTAAGATGACTATCAGAAATTAATGAATCCTGTAATTCCATCAGAATCTGTACCTTTTATTAAAGACAATTTCTGACTCTCTCTGCTCAACAATTGAGGTAATTACTATAAGCTTTCAGGTTCCATGAGTTCTTGAAGCTACAAAATGAAATTGGAAACATTACGAGACAGGAGGCCGTTAGCATGGTTGGTCAAGTTGACCTTCATCTCTGTGTTTCCATGTTGGAATATCCCATTGCAGATTTGTTTAATACATCTCCTTTTGTTGACTTCATCTTGTGACTGCTTTGATTCAGGTTCCTCCCTTGTTCCTGGATGTACGTCCAGATCATTTTGCTCTTGACAGTAAGCTATTTTTTACGGGCTCCAAATTACATTTGCATGTTATCTTCTTTTTAGGTTATGCAATATTTCACATATTTcaaatactgggtatgttgttgttgttgcaataTTTCACATATTTCATTCTGAATGCTTTATGTATTGTGACTGTTCCTATAATCATGCAGTGTGCGCAGCTCCCGGTTCGAAAACATTTCAGTTGCTTGAGATGATTCACCACTTGGCTGAACCAGGGAAATTACCTAGTGGAATGGTCTTCTTCTTTCCAATGCAGCTTTTGTGCTTGCCTTTTCAAATGTCCAATCTTTTTTGTTTTCATGTGAACTCTCTGTACCTTTGTAACGTCGTCTTGGTTCTTTTTTGGAATGACTCTTTATATAGGTCTTAGCAAATGATGTTGATGTCCAAAGGTGTAACCTTCTTATTCACCAAACGAAGAGAATGTCTACTGCCAACTTGATCGTCACAAACCATGAAGTGCAGCACTTTCCGAGCTGTCATTTAAGAGGAAATTTTGCAAATGGTTCTGAGACGCAAAAAGTGAGGGAATTAGATATAAATCAGCTTCAATTTGATCGTGTCTTGTGTGATGTTCCATGCAGTGGTGATGGCACTCTGCGCAAGGCTCCTGATATATGGAGGAAATGGTAGTTATTTACATACTATTATAGTCCGTATCACTCTCGTTTTGCTGCATATGATGATTTCTAATGTCCACCTTCTCCCTCCCTCCTTTGTTTGCATCATACAGGAATACTGGAATGGGTATGGGTCTCCATGGGCTACAGATTCAGATAGCAATGCGAGGTTccttgcccccccccccccccccccacacacacacacaacacacacacacacacattcagAGACAATATACTGTGCATTTCTCAACCTCATCTTGTTTCTCTTATTTCTCACATTTTTTACTAATTACTCCTTTATGTATATACCATTCATATAGCCGACTAACCCCAATTAGTTTGGAATTGAGGTGTAGTTGCTACAGTTTTCTGTATATAAGCCTTATTCCTTCTGTCTCACCTTTAGTAGATACGTGATTGGTTAAAAACATATATTGCAGGATTGTCTTTGCTTAAAGTAGGTGGAAGGATGGTTTATTCAACTTGTTCCATGAATCCCATTGAGAACGAGGCTGTGGTTGCTGAGGTAACTCATAGGAAGAATGTTGGCATATCAATTAACATCTTGTTGCTTATAATATTACTCTTTTattcaacaataacaattaagTCTCAATCCCAAGCTAGGTGAAGTCTGTTCTATAATTCCTCACGATCCATGTCGCTCCATCGAGGCCCTTCTCAATCCAATATTCAATAGTTTTGGCTCTCCAACACTAGAAGTTCTCTACATTTTCTACTGGCATGCAAATTTATTAGAAGGCTCTACATCAAACCTATAGTTGAGTATGGAGCATTCGAAAAACTTGGAGATCCAACTACAACAAGACAGGCAGCCTGATACAacatactccctctgtttcaatttatgtaacacactttccttattagttTGTTttgaaaagaatgacacatttctatatttggGAAACaaattaactttaaacttttcattttactGTTAATGAAAAGCTTGTATAGCCACCTATtatggccccacaaagcttttataCTTTAAAATACTTAACTTACCCCCACATTATGGACCAAATCCCCTATGACACACTTTTTGCGGATGAAAATTAACTTACACATTCAACCTTTCTAAAGTGTAGCTAAGACACACCACCTTTTTCTTGACCAGTTTTTCAGAATGTGTAATGTCACACACCAATAAAGTAGTGCCACGtgtcattatttttattttaaaaaattaacatTTAAAATTACAACTATACCCCATAACCATCTTCTCCCTTTCATCTCTTCTCCGGCAAATTGTACTCCTGCCGTCGACTACCCAAAATCTAGACCTCCACCTTCTAGTTCAAACACAAAAAAAAAGCCCCAATCAGAAGCCCCAATCAATTACTCCTAGAAAATACTTTTCTCCAATAGTATTCCAGAGCCTCGTACAATTCTAGATTAAGATTTCTACAAAGTTAAAGTTCGATTTTCTCGGCGTTGAAATCCACGATTACGTACAGATTAGAGCTGCCTTACCCATTCTTTGGTAATAAATTAAGCGTGTCCAAGTTATTAGCTACAAGTTTATGAATTAGTGTGGTGGTTTTGGAAATGATTCTTGTTGTGGGGGTTGCTGTTGCTTCGGCGACCCCGATGACGTCGTTATGGGTTTGGATTCATAGTGTGGAGGTAGCCACAGATTATTATTTGTGTTTTTGGGCTGCTTTATCTGTTATTTGCTCTTTGCCTTTTTTGTTTTAGCCATGGCCGAAAAGTTGGAGAGGTTTAGGTGGGTCTGGTGATGGATGGGTGGGTGTGCTACtttagaaaaaaagaaaagaaaagaaagaagctgaaaaaagaaaattaattttacccATTGAATAATTTTATTAGATCTGGACCGTTGAAATAAAGTCCAAGATACGCAGTTTTTTAGTGTTCACACGCCTCATTTAGTTTGTAAAACACGCGTTGGCCACATAGACAAAGAGATGTGTATTAGCTACACTTTAGAAAGATTCAGTGTGTAAGGTAATTTTTGTTCGCAAAAAGTGTGTTATGGGTATTTGGTCTATAGTTCAAGGGGTAAGTTATGTATTTTTCCAAGCTTTTAAGACTACATATTTCAAAAGTATTCCTTTTTTTCCCTCTTAAACTCCGTACCGAGTCAACGTacatcacataaattgaaacggagggagaaGTTCCTATAGAACCTATCACTAGAATACCCATAGAAGGGGGATAAGGCTAAGTGGAGCGAAAAGGTTTTTCACAAGAAGAAAATTATTAAGTGACTAGTCTTGGTTGACTGTGGTTGGGGAGACCTAGGAAAAAGGCACCTCTAACGGAGCTTTAGGTCCTTGCATTTGCTGCAAAATTTCCGTCGTCGAATATACGAATACCATGCTGAATTTTCTCTTTTCCAGTTTCTATCCTACCCCACCTTCGGGTTATTTGATTTGTGTATTGTTTTCATGTGGACTGTTGATATGATGCAAGTACACTTGCTGTTTAATTCGTTAGCATGATTATCTGTCTTTTACGTAAACTTCAATCCTTTAATAACCCTTTGTAATCCATTTCTATTGACTATTACCTATTGTTGACCCAGTATAAACGTTTCATGAGAAGTGCTTGGTTTCATCTTGATTGGTGTACAATTTTATCAAAAAGTGCCGCAAAGCTTCTTTAACTTGGTAGTTGAATGTTTTATCCCAAGTGTTGCAACCACTAGAACATGCTTTCCtgcttccttttttttctttaaatttatgGCTGATGATTAATCAGAATAAGTTTCCTGAGAAGCAGagattatacatatatacatgcaTAAATATATGTGTGAGTGTGTTGCCTTGGAACTTCACAAGTACGTAATACTTGCTTTCCGTCCTCCCCAACTGTCTTGTTATATTGCAGGTCTTGCGGAGATGTGGGGTGTCCGTTGAACTCGTTGATGTGTCCAGTGAGCTTCCTCAGCTTGTTCGCAGGCCAGGTCTTAAAAAATGGAAGGTGTGGTAGTTTTTTTCTCATCCTTAATTTTCGTGTCTTGTCTCCATGTTTTGTGATCTATATATAACAGATTGAGGTTTATGTGCAACCAGAGAGTCCTGTCCATTATAATCCATCTTAAAAGGTAGAAAAGGAGAGAAAGTTGTGTTTGGAGATGCATTCTATATCCACAGAATGATCTCCTTTTTCAGCTAATGTCACATGATTGTGGGATTTTGTGTGCATCAAGCTCGTGATGCTATTAGTCTATATCCGGAAGGTGGGGGACCTAAATATTCTCACATGATAGTCTATATGTGGTGAGCAAATCTGGGGAGGAAATCAACATGGCCACAGGAACTTTGATATACTAACGTTGGAATAtgaccttatcaaaaaaaaaagaaggttgGAGTATATTCACTTTTCTGATATGAAATTTAAATCGGTTCATTTGATTTTGGTCAAGGCTGAGTATTCCTTTTGCTTCTTCTTTCTAATAATTCGCATGCATGGAGCTTTAACCATGTTCGAGGAGGTAAGGATTGGGAATTTAGTGTTCACGAGCATGAGAATGAATTCCTTCTAAGTGTTTCACACAGCTTGCGGTGTTATTATTTTCTTCTGTTGGTGGAGTATAAAAATTAATAGTCCTGTCATCCCATATATTTTGGCGGTATTTGACTGGAAatggagtttaagaaaataaCAAAGACGTTTGACACATATAGGCTGAATATGCATCAAATACCAAAAGTATCCTCAGTACCAAGCTATTTGCTAGTGGACACCGGAACAGGTCATGTCAATGTAACAGTGGAAATATAGAAATTAATtagtttctaaatatagaaatgcGTCAATCTTTTGGAAGGTCAAAAAAAAGAAAGAGTGGCAAACAAATCGGGCTGTACTGCTTTTAATCATCTGGACGACCTTTAATTGATGGTGTCTGTATTTACAAGTTCTATTGATCTTTAgtagaaggggagccttggcgtaactggtaaagttgctgccatgtgaccaggaggtcacggattCAAgctgtggaaacagcctcttgcagatatgcagggtaaggctgcgtacaacagacccttatggtccggcccttccccggaccctacgcataacgggagcttagtgcaccgggctgcccttttattGATCTTTTAGTAGCATTAGACAGATTCCATTGCTTATGCTGCATGATTTTATCTGATGTTTGTTCATCTGTACGTGCAGGTTCGAGATAAAGGAATGTGGTATGCTTCTTACAAAGATGTTCCAGATAATCGCAGAGGTGGTGTTGTTCCCGGGATGTTCCCATCTGGCAAAACCTATGTGGATGCATCTGAGCAAAATGATGATGCAACTAGAGCTCAATTGTCTGATAATGGAAATAATGATAATTCTGAAAATGACATGCCGGTGTTGGAGGATTCTGCAACTGTAGCTACAATCGTGGATGATGAGGGAGTTTCAACTCTACCGCTGGAGCATTGTATGAGGATAGTGCCACATGATCAGAATAGTGGAGCCTTCTTTATTGCCGTATTTCACAAGCTTTCTCCTTTGCCAGGTGAGCTTAAAGTTAAACACCCATTGTCCATTAGTACATTAATCTGAAAATGGGATCATTTGCCATTTGATATCCATCTATATTTACGTAACTGTTGAGGTACATTTTTCCGTTTCTGGCAGCTTCAGCCTTTCAGCAGAAACCTGTCTCTCTGCGGGAGAAGTTGAGTTCCAGTAATATTCAAGCTGAAAGTTTAACAACTAAGGTTAAAGAAGATGTCAATGTTGAGGATGTTAAGCCAGTGGATTCCGTTGGTAACGAAGATGTGACTATGGACGATGCTGATATTCAAGCTGAAAGTTTAACGGCCGAGGTTAAAGAagatgtaaatgttaaggatgtTAAGCCAGTGGATTATGTTGGTAGCGAAGAGACGACTACGGTTGATGCTGGTAATGGGACCGATGAAACTATTTTGGATGCTGAGCCCAGTGAAACATTGGAGAAAAAAGAGATAGACGAAACTCAACCTCCTACTGATACAAGAGCTGAGCCTGAGACTAATAGAGGGAAAAGAAAATTACAAATGCAAGGCAAGTGGAGAGGGGTTGACCCAGTTATATTCTACAAAGAGGAGGCAGTTGTGGGTAAGATAAAGGATTTCTATGGTATCAAGGACTCATTCCCTTTCAAAGGACATCTAATTACGAGGAATAGCGATATGAACCATGTGAAGAGAGTTTATTATGTGTCAAATTCTGTGAAGGAAGTTCTGCATCTCAATTTTCTAGCTGGTCAGCAGCTTAAAATAGCTTCAGTTGGGCTCAAGATGTTTGTAAGTCTATCCGAATTTGGCACTTGATTTCTCTTCGTGGGATTTTTTTCAAATTTGACACAACTTCTCTTCGTGGGAATTTTGTCACACTTGACACCTAACTTCTCTTCATAGGGCTTTTGTCATAATAATAAAAATTGCAGCAGCATTAATTATGCCTCGAACCCTCAGCGAAATAGCAaaattgcccccccccccccccccctacacacacacacacacacacctttttttttccttaaaaagaTAAAGTAAGATTAGGGAGCGAGAAGACAGAGGGTCGCTATTTTCTGATATCTTCTTGCCAATTGCACTATTTAGATGACCTTTTTGCTTTGGCTCTTTCCAATTTGCAGGAGCGCCAAACATCTAAAGATGGTGCATCTTCACCATGTATATTCCGGATATCATCTGAAGCATTGCCGTTAATGCTGCCGTATTTAACCAAACAAATATTATACGCATCTCCTGCGGACTTCAAGCATCTTTTGCAGTACAAGAGCATTAAATTTGGTGATTTTGTGGATGCTGGATTTGGTGAAAAGGCCTCACAGCTGTTGATGGGTTGTTGTGTGGTGGTTCTGAACAAAGGTTAGATGTGATGTAGTGTTTGGCCGTGACCTTACTTGCAAATACTGAAatcattatttgcattttgaaGTTTGTCCATCAGTTTTGCGAATACTAAATTTCAGCGTTTGAAATACTGGTGAAATATTGAAAAACTTGTG
This sequence is a window from Nicotiana tomentosiformis chromosome 5, ASM39032v3, whole genome shotgun sequence. Protein-coding genes within it:
- the LOC104112456 gene encoding uncharacterized protein isoform X2 codes for the protein MGGRGRSRTQRKHFRQNRENVWKRSKHEDNNVTTTNDDNNKEQQPSNKPHWEPFATQNLAFDEYYKEQGIVPTEEWDAFVGCLRTPLPAAFRINSSSQCYMDIRTKLENDFMKSVQAEGVDGSEVEGIRPLPWYPENLAWQSNFSRNQLRKNQILERFHEFLKLQNEIGNITRQEAVSMVPPLFLDVRPDHFALDMCAAPGSKTFQLLEMIHHLAEPGKLPSGMVLANDVDVQRCNLLIHQTKRMSTANLIVTNHEVQHFPSCHLRGNFANGSETQKVRELDINQLQFDRVLCDVPCSGDGTLRKAPDIWRKWNTGMGMGLHGLQIQIAMRGLSLLKVGGRMVYSTCSMNPIENEAVVAEVLRRCGVSVELVDVSSELPQLVRRPGLKKWKVRDKGMWYASYKDVPDNRRGGVVPGMFPSGKTYVDASEQNDDATRAQLSDNGNNDNSENDMPVLEDSATVATIVDDEGVSTLPLEHCMRIVPHDQNSGAFFIAVFHKLSPLPAFQQKPVSLREKLSSSNIQAESLTTKVKEDVNVEDVKPVDSVGNEDVTMDDADIQAESLTAEVKEDVNVKDVKPVDYVGSEETTTVDAGNGTDETILDAEPSETLEKKEIDETQPPTDTRAEPETNRGKRKLQMQGKWRGVDPVIFYKEEAVVGKIKDFYGIKDSFPFKGHLITRNSDMNHVKRVYYVSNSVKEVLHLNFLAGQQLKIASVGLKMFERQTSKDGASSPCIFRISSEALPLMLPYLTKQILYASPADFKHLLQYKSIKFGDFVDAGFGEKASQLLMGCCVVVLNKDNKTLSEAQADPSTIAIGCWRGRSNISVMVTALDCQELLERMSMGVEEETNFCLPETNTSAAEADEIVEAVEDEVKEDTKQP
- the LOC104112456 gene encoding uncharacterized protein isoform X1, producing MGGRGRSRTQRKHFRQNRENVWKRSKHEDNNVTTTNDDNNKEQQPSNKPHWEPFATQNLAFDEYYKEQGIVPTEEWDAFVGCLRTPLPAAFRINSSSQCYMDIRTKLENDFMKSVQAEGVDGSEVEGIRPLPWYPENLAWQSNFSRNQLRKNQILERFHEFLKLQNEIGNITRQEAVSMVPPLFLDVRPDHFALDMCAAPGSKTFQLLEMIHHLAEPGKLPSGMVLANDVDVQRCNLLIHQTKRMSTANLIVTNHEVQHFPSCHLRGNFANGSETQKVRELDINQLQFDRVLCDVPCSGDGTLRKAPDIWRKWNTGMGMGLHGLQIQIAMRGLSLLKVGGRMVYSTCSMNPIENEAVVAEVLRRCGVSVELVDVSSELPQLVRRPGLKKWKVRDKGMWYASYKDVPDNRRGGVVPGMFPSGKTYVDASEQNDDATRAQLSDNGNNDNSENDMPVLEDSATVATIVDDEGVSTLPLEHCMRIVPHDQNSGAFFIAVFHKLSPLPASAFQQKPVSLREKLSSSNIQAESLTTKVKEDVNVEDVKPVDSVGNEDVTMDDADIQAESLTAEVKEDVNVKDVKPVDYVGSEETTTVDAGNGTDETILDAEPSETLEKKEIDETQPPTDTRAEPETNRGKRKLQMQGKWRGVDPVIFYKEEAVVGKIKDFYGIKDSFPFKGHLITRNSDMNHVKRVYYVSNSVKEVLHLNFLAGQQLKIASVGLKMFERQTSKDGASSPCIFRISSEALPLMLPYLTKQILYASPADFKHLLQYKSIKFGDFVDAGFGEKASQLLMGCCVVVLNKDNKTLSEAQADPSTIAIGCWRGRSNISVMVTALDCQELLERMSMGVEEETNFCLPETNTSAAEADEIVEAVEDEVKEDTKQP
- the LOC104112456 gene encoding uncharacterized protein isoform X3; protein product: MDIRTKLENDFMKSVQAEGVDGSEVEGIRPLPWYPENLAWQSNFSRNQLRKNQILERFHEFLKLQNEIGNITRQEAVSMVPPLFLDVRPDHFALDMCAAPGSKTFQLLEMIHHLAEPGKLPSGMVLANDVDVQRCNLLIHQTKRMSTANLIVTNHEVQHFPSCHLRGNFANGSETQKVRELDINQLQFDRVLCDVPCSGDGTLRKAPDIWRKWNTGMGMGLHGLQIQIAMRGLSLLKVGGRMVYSTCSMNPIENEAVVAEVLRRCGVSVELVDVSSELPQLVRRPGLKKWKVRDKGMWYASYKDVPDNRRGGVVPGMFPSGKTYVDASEQNDDATRAQLSDNGNNDNSENDMPVLEDSATVATIVDDEGVSTLPLEHCMRIVPHDQNSGAFFIAVFHKLSPLPASAFQQKPVSLREKLSSSNIQAESLTTKVKEDVNVEDVKPVDSVGNEDVTMDDADIQAESLTAEVKEDVNVKDVKPVDYVGSEETTTVDAGNGTDETILDAEPSETLEKKEIDETQPPTDTRAEPETNRGKRKLQMQGKWRGVDPVIFYKEEAVVGKIKDFYGIKDSFPFKGHLITRNSDMNHVKRVYYVSNSVKEVLHLNFLAGQQLKIASVGLKMFERQTSKDGASSPCIFRISSEALPLMLPYLTKQILYASPADFKHLLQYKSIKFGDFVDAGFGEKASQLLMGCCVVVLNKDNKTLSEAQADPSTIAIGCWRGRSNISVMVTALDCQELLERMSMGVEEETNFCLPETNTSAAEADEIVEAVEDEVKEDTKQP